The following coding sequences lie in one Actinomyces capricornis genomic window:
- the trpS gene encoding tryptophan--tRNA ligase, translating to MTQTPTSAEEALATATNEASLARSIARSAQIEADLAVNPGRYRMLTGVRPTGHMHLGHYFGTMHSWQAIQDAGVETWILVADYQVITDRDSVGPIRERVLSLVADTLAVGVDPRRSTIFAHSGVAAANQLMLPFLSLVTESELHRNPTVKAELEATDGRAMTGLMLTYPVHQAADILFCQANLVPVGKDQLPHLEQARLIAQRFDKRYGRAVEDHPVFRRPEALLSEAPLLLGLDGEKMSKSRRNTIELRMSADETAKLLRKAKTDSERVITYDPAARPEVSNLLMLASLCGAGAPEQIAESIGDGGAGALKALVTEAVNEFFAPIRARRAELVADEGHLSQVLAQGTQRAREVAQATLDDVRTAMGMDYA from the coding sequence ATGACTCAGACCCCCACCTCGGCCGAGGAGGCCCTGGCCACCGCCACCAATGAGGCCTCCCTGGCCCGCTCCATCGCCCGCTCGGCGCAGATCGAGGCGGATCTGGCCGTCAACCCCGGGCGCTACCGCATGCTCACCGGGGTGCGCCCCACCGGGCACATGCACCTGGGCCACTACTTCGGCACGATGCACTCCTGGCAGGCCATCCAGGACGCGGGCGTGGAGACCTGGATCCTGGTGGCCGACTACCAGGTGATCACCGACCGCGACTCCGTGGGCCCCATCCGCGAGCGCGTCCTGTCCCTGGTGGCCGACACCCTGGCGGTGGGCGTGGACCCCCGGCGCTCGACGATCTTCGCCCACTCGGGGGTCGCGGCCGCCAACCAGCTCATGCTGCCCTTCCTGTCCCTGGTCACCGAGTCCGAGCTGCACCGCAACCCCACGGTCAAGGCCGAGCTGGAGGCCACCGACGGGCGCGCCATGACCGGGCTCATGCTCACCTACCCCGTCCACCAGGCGGCCGACATCCTGTTCTGCCAGGCCAACCTGGTGCCGGTGGGCAAGGACCAGCTCCCCCACCTGGAGCAGGCCCGGCTCATCGCCCAGCGCTTCGACAAGCGCTACGGCCGGGCGGTGGAGGACCACCCGGTCTTCCGCCGTCCCGAGGCCCTGCTCAGCGAGGCGCCCCTGCTGCTGGGCCTGGACGGGGAGAAGATGAGCAAGTCGCGGCGCAACACCATCGAGCTGCGCATGAGCGCCGATGAGACCGCCAAGCTGCTGAGGAAGGCCAAGACGGACTCCGAGCGGGTCATCACCTACGACCCGGCCGCCCGCCCCGAGGTCTCCAACCTGCTCATGCTGGCCTCCCTGTGCGGGGCCGGGGCCCCGGAGCAGATCGCCGAGTCCATCGGCGACGGCGGGGCGGGGGCCCTCAAGGCGTTGGTCACCGAGGCGGTCAACGAGTTCTTCGCCCCCATCCGGGCCCGTCGCGCCGAGCTGGTGGCCGACGAGGGACACCTGTCCCAGGTGCTGGCCCAGGGCACGCAGCGGGCCCGCGAGGTCGCCCAGGCCACGCTGGACGACGTGCGTACCGCCATGGGCATGGACTACGCCTGA
- a CDS encoding alpha-1,4-glucan--maltose-1-phosphate maltosyltransferase, with protein MTPNTTRQAATTPSPDQHETQTPAPPAFPVGAVPQPTPFAPVGRIPVTEVFPVIEDGRWPAKAVVGEVIPVRATVFREGHDRFGATAVLIRPDGTDGPSAPMREIAVGRDLYEAQLVPDAPGDWSFRVEGWSDPYATWSHDAGIKVPAGVDVELMLEEGARVLERAAQVQGRDEEGASVLRGAASGLREASRSPEERLAAGRSPEVVAALERLPLRDYVSPSAAYPLQVDRPRALAGSWYEIFPRSLGSGADEHGNWHSGTLRSAAERLERIAAMGFDVLYLTPISPIGLTNRKGRNNTLTARPGDPGSPYGIGSADGGHDAIHPDLGTFEDFDALVARAGELGMEVALDLALQCSPDHPWVAEHPEWFTVLSDGSIAYAENPPKKYQDIYPLNFDNDPEGIYAAILEVVRTWIRHGVTIFRVDNPHTKPLPFWQRLIAQIHAESPEVLFLAEAFTRPAMMRTLGKIGFHQSYTYFAWRNTKAELIEYIEELSRDTAHVLRPAFWPTTHDILTPFMTNGKVPAFKLRAVLAATLSPTWGIYSGYELAESTPRPGYEEQIDNEKYEYKPRDFGAARANGIEDLLTRLNSARAAHPALTQLRNITFHATSDDSLIAYSKRLEAAHSPTGRQDVVLTVVNLDPHSARAGEVYLDLEALGLPAGTDGSHPVVRVTDELTGASYDWSGQNYVRLDPFAGQVAHIFSVEAL; from the coding sequence GTGACCCCCAACACCACGCGCCAGGCCGCGACGACGCCGTCCCCCGACCAGCACGAGACCCAGACCCCCGCCCCGCCGGCCTTCCCGGTGGGGGCCGTCCCCCAGCCCACCCCCTTCGCCCCGGTGGGCCGGATCCCCGTCACCGAGGTCTTCCCCGTCATCGAGGACGGGCGGTGGCCCGCCAAGGCGGTGGTCGGCGAGGTCATCCCGGTGCGGGCCACGGTCTTCCGCGAGGGCCATGACCGCTTCGGCGCCACCGCCGTGCTCATCCGCCCCGACGGCACCGACGGCCCCAGCGCCCCCATGAGGGAGATCGCGGTGGGCCGGGACCTCTACGAGGCCCAGCTGGTGCCCGACGCCCCCGGCGACTGGTCCTTCCGCGTCGAGGGCTGGTCCGACCCCTACGCCACCTGGTCCCACGACGCGGGCATCAAGGTGCCCGCGGGCGTCGACGTCGAGCTCATGCTGGAGGAGGGCGCGCGGGTCCTGGAGCGCGCCGCGCAGGTCCAAGGCCGCGATGAGGAGGGCGCCTCCGTCCTGCGCGGTGCGGCCTCGGGGCTGCGCGAGGCCTCCCGCAGCCCCGAGGAGCGCCTGGCCGCGGGCCGCTCCCCCGAGGTGGTCGCCGCCCTGGAGCGCCTGCCCCTGCGCGACTACGTCTCGCCCTCGGCGGCCTACCCCCTGCAGGTGGACCGCCCCCGCGCGCTGGCCGGATCCTGGTACGAGATCTTCCCCCGCTCCCTGGGCTCGGGGGCCGATGAGCACGGCAACTGGCACTCGGGCACTCTGCGCTCGGCCGCCGAGCGCCTGGAGCGCATCGCAGCCATGGGCTTCGACGTCCTCTACCTCACCCCCATCTCCCCCATCGGTCTGACCAACCGCAAGGGCCGCAACAACACCCTGACCGCCCGCCCCGGCGACCCCGGCTCCCCCTACGGGATCGGCTCGGCCGACGGCGGCCACGACGCCATCCACCCCGACCTGGGCACCTTCGAGGACTTCGACGCCCTGGTGGCGCGCGCCGGCGAGCTGGGCATGGAGGTGGCCCTGGACCTGGCCCTCCAGTGCTCCCCCGACCACCCGTGGGTGGCCGAGCACCCTGAGTGGTTCACGGTGCTGTCCGACGGCTCCATCGCCTATGCGGAGAACCCGCCCAAGAAGTACCAGGACATCTACCCCCTGAACTTCGACAACGACCCCGAGGGCATCTACGCCGCGATCCTGGAGGTGGTGCGCACCTGGATCCGCCACGGGGTGACGATCTTCCGCGTCGACAACCCCCACACCAAGCCCCTGCCCTTCTGGCAGCGGCTCATCGCCCAGATCCACGCCGAGTCCCCCGAGGTGCTCTTCCTGGCCGAGGCCTTCACCCGCCCGGCGATGATGCGCACCCTGGGCAAGATCGGCTTCCACCAGTCCTACACCTACTTCGCCTGGCGCAACACCAAGGCGGAGCTCATCGAGTACATAGAGGAGCTGAGCCGGGACACCGCCCACGTGCTGCGCCCTGCCTTCTGGCCCACCACCCACGACATCCTCACCCCCTTCATGACCAATGGGAAGGTCCCGGCCTTCAAGCTGCGCGCGGTGCTGGCCGCCACCCTGTCGCCCACCTGGGGCATCTACTCTGGCTACGAGCTGGCCGAGTCCACCCCCCGCCCCGGCTACGAGGAGCAGATCGACAACGAGAAGTACGAGTACAAGCCCCGCGACTTCGGCGCGGCCCGGGCCAATGGCATCGAGGACCTGCTCACGCGCCTGAACTCCGCACGGGCGGCCCACCCGGCACTGACCCAGCTGCGCAACATCACCTTCCACGCCACCAGCGATGACAGCCTCATCGCCTACTCCAAGCGCCTGGAGGCCGCCCACAGCCCCACCGGCCGCCAGGACGTGGTGCTCACGGTGGTCAACCTCGACCCCCACAGCGCGCGCGCCGGCGAGGTCTACCTCGACCTGGAGGCCCTGGGCCTGCCCGCGGGCACCGACGGCTCCCACCCGGTGGTGCGGGTCACCGATGAGCTGACCGGTGCCTCCTACGACTGGTCGGGGCAGAACTACGTGCGCCTCGACCCCTTCGCCGGCCAGGTGGCCCACATCTTCTCGGTGGAGGCCCTGTGA
- a CDS encoding phosphotransferase has protein sequence MTTPSAPGTPQRPETGALTWPQDGALLEALGPWLLQRRWFPLKGTAAPAPGSLSIVASWEPAPGVRHLLIAAPRGDEGGREPVIMQVPLVLEEAGALEGFATPGQAPGSHGLILQGPHGALALVDGAHHPAFWRTWAAGALEAGTVLDEQGARAIAQRADRLRVTTGEQSNTSVVLPAPRSPQEAGGPQDSATGDLIVKLLRVLAHGRNPDVEVSVALARQGWDRVRRPVAWSALSWTMPDGSQAATDSAVACAFIPKAEDGFELFCELAAQDDGEGPVRRRAEELAEDLGRTTADMHDHLAAALGAEQAQSPTELAAALRARAEWATAEVPELSRRLPGLGASIERALGALEELEALEPATRVHGDYHLGQVLREVGGAQRWYVLDFEGEPLRPLAQRSRPDQPLRDLAGMLRSLDYADAVGRAARPDWLPAMRAALTRGYEAERPARSAQERRARATVLTCLELDKALYEAVYEARNRPDWLGIPVAGIASLMAAEAAHPGEAPIDAP, from the coding sequence ATGACGACGCCGTCGGCCCCTGGGACCCCCCAGCGCCCTGAGACCGGTGCCCTGACCTGGCCGCAGGACGGTGCCCTGCTGGAGGCCCTGGGGCCCTGGCTGCTCCAGCGGCGCTGGTTCCCCCTCAAGGGGACCGCGGCCCCCGCCCCCGGCTCCTTGAGCATTGTGGCCTCCTGGGAGCCGGCCCCCGGGGTGCGCCACCTGCTCATCGCGGCCCCCCGCGGCGATGAGGGCGGGCGGGAGCCGGTGATCATGCAGGTCCCCCTGGTCCTGGAGGAGGCCGGGGCGCTGGAGGGCTTCGCCACCCCCGGCCAGGCCCCCGGCAGCCACGGGCTGATCCTCCAGGGGCCCCACGGCGCCCTGGCCCTGGTCGACGGCGCCCACCACCCGGCCTTCTGGCGCACCTGGGCCGCCGGGGCCCTGGAGGCCGGCACGGTCCTGGATGAGCAGGGCGCCCGGGCCATCGCCCAGCGGGCCGATCGCCTTCGGGTGACCACCGGGGAGCAGTCCAACACCTCCGTGGTGCTGCCCGCCCCGCGCTCCCCCCAGGAGGCGGGAGGGCCCCAGGACTCCGCCACCGGCGACCTTATCGTCAAGCTCCTGCGGGTCCTGGCCCACGGGCGCAACCCCGATGTGGAGGTCTCCGTGGCCCTGGCCCGCCAGGGCTGGGACCGGGTGCGCCGTCCCGTGGCCTGGTCGGCCCTGTCCTGGACCATGCCCGATGGCTCCCAGGCCGCCACCGACTCGGCCGTGGCCTGCGCCTTCATCCCCAAAGCCGAGGACGGCTTCGAGCTGTTCTGCGAGCTGGCCGCCCAGGACGACGGCGAGGGGCCGGTGCGGCGCCGCGCCGAGGAGCTGGCCGAGGACCTGGGGCGCACCACCGCCGACATGCACGACCACCTGGCCGCCGCCCTGGGCGCCGAGCAGGCCCAGTCCCCGACCGAGCTGGCCGCCGCCCTGCGCGCTCGCGCCGAGTGGGCCACCGCCGAGGTCCCCGAGCTGTCCCGGCGCCTGCCCGGCCTGGGGGCCAGCATCGAGCGGGCCCTGGGCGCGCTGGAGGAGCTGGAGGCCCTGGAGCCGGCCACCCGGGTGCACGGCGACTACCACCTGGGCCAGGTCCTGCGCGAGGTGGGGGGCGCCCAGCGCTGGTACGTCCTGGACTTCGAGGGCGAGCCGCTGCGGCCCCTGGCCCAGCGCAGCCGGCCCGACCAGCCCCTGCGCGACCTCGCCGGGATGCTGCGCTCCCTGGACTACGCCGACGCCGTGGGCCGGGCCGCCCGCCCCGACTGGCTGCCCGCCATGCGCGCCGCCCTGACCCGGGGGTATGAGGCCGAGCGCCCGGCGCGCAGCGCCCAGGAGCGCCGGGCGCGCGCCACCGTCCTGACCTGCCTGGAGCTGGACAAGGCGCTGTACGAGGCCGTCTACGAGGCGCGCAACCGCCCCGACTGGCTGGGCATCCCCGTGGCCGGCATCGCCTCGCTCATGGCCGCCGAAGCGGCCCACCCCGGGGAGGCGCCCATCGACGCACCCTGA
- the glgB gene encoding 1,4-alpha-glucan branching protein GlgB: protein MTDSKAPEPTEPADVPQAPQAPAPVQIDTWQLADIANARHHNPHEVLGAHVGEHGVTVRTVRHLADAVVIVTAEGSYPAAHEQDGVWVALLPGQEIPDYRIEVTYGQETTTVDDPYRFMPTLGEMDTYLISEGRHEELWEVLGAHVKHYSGPMGEVEGTAFAVWAPNARAVRVVGDFNYWDGTATAMRSLGASGVWELFIPGVGVGARYKFEICFADGSWHQKADPMARASEVPPATASVVTDAVHQWQDEEWMERRAATNPHNGPMSIYEVHIGSWRQGLGYRGLAEELVPYVKEAGFTHVEFMPVAEHPFGGSWGYQVTGYYAPTARFGTPDDFRYLVDQLHQAGIGVILDWVPAHFPKDEWALARFDGTPLYEDPDPQRGEHPDWGTYVFNFGRNEVRNFLVANALYWLQEFHIDGLRVDAVASMLYLDYSRQDGQWRPNQFGGRENLEAISFLQESTATAYRKCPGIFMAAEESTAWPGVTAPTEYGGLGFGLKWNMGWMNDTLRYLAEDPVNRRYHHGELTFSLVYAFSEQFILPLSHDEVVHGKGSLLSKMPGDAWQELAGLRALYAYQWSHPGKQLLFMGQEFGQGAEWNADHSLDWWILDDPGHQGLLALVGDLNRLYKDSPALWAEDFSHRGFEWIEAGDGDHNVLSYLRKGSDADNREDLIVCVVNFAGTPHEGYRVGLPFAGSWDEVLNTDSELYGGSGVGNLGRVEAEELPWNGRPASVRLRIPPMGAVFLRPARD from the coding sequence ATGACAGACTCCAAGGCCCCCGAGCCCACTGAGCCCGCCGACGTCCCCCAGGCCCCGCAGGCCCCAGCCCCCGTCCAGATCGACACCTGGCAGCTGGCCGATATCGCCAACGCCCGCCACCACAACCCCCACGAGGTCCTGGGCGCCCACGTGGGCGAGCACGGCGTGACCGTGCGCACCGTGCGCCATCTGGCCGACGCCGTCGTCATCGTCACCGCCGAGGGCTCCTACCCCGCCGCCCACGAGCAAGACGGGGTGTGGGTGGCCCTCCTGCCCGGCCAGGAGATCCCCGACTACCGCATCGAGGTCACCTACGGCCAGGAGACCACCACCGTCGACGACCCCTACCGCTTCATGCCCACCCTGGGGGAGATGGACACCTACCTCATCTCCGAGGGCCGCCACGAGGAGCTGTGGGAGGTGCTCGGCGCCCACGTCAAGCACTACTCGGGCCCCATGGGCGAGGTCGAGGGCACCGCCTTCGCCGTCTGGGCGCCCAACGCGCGGGCCGTGCGCGTGGTCGGCGACTTCAACTACTGGGACGGCACCGCCACCGCCATGCGCTCCCTGGGCGCCTCGGGGGTCTGGGAGCTGTTCATCCCCGGCGTGGGCGTGGGGGCCCGCTACAAGTTCGAGATCTGCTTCGCCGACGGCTCCTGGCACCAGAAGGCCGACCCCATGGCGCGGGCCTCCGAGGTGCCCCCGGCCACGGCCTCGGTGGTCACCGACGCCGTCCACCAGTGGCAGGACGAGGAGTGGATGGAGCGGCGCGCCGCCACCAACCCCCACAACGGGCCCATGAGCATCTACGAGGTGCACATCGGCTCGTGGCGCCAGGGCCTGGGCTACCGCGGCCTGGCCGAGGAGCTCGTGCCCTATGTCAAGGAGGCCGGCTTCACCCACGTGGAGTTCATGCCCGTGGCCGAGCACCCCTTCGGCGGGTCCTGGGGCTACCAGGTCACCGGCTACTACGCCCCCACGGCGCGCTTCGGCACGCCCGACGACTTCCGCTACCTGGTCGACCAGCTCCACCAGGCCGGCATCGGCGTCATCCTGGACTGGGTGCCCGCCCATTTCCCCAAGGACGAGTGGGCCCTGGCCCGCTTCGACGGCACCCCCCTGTACGAGGACCCCGACCCCCAGCGCGGGGAGCACCCCGACTGGGGCACCTACGTGTTCAACTTCGGGCGCAACGAGGTGCGCAACTTCCTGGTGGCCAACGCCCTGTACTGGCTCCAGGAGTTCCACATCGACGGCCTGAGGGTGGACGCCGTGGCATCCATGCTCTACCTGGACTACTCGCGCCAGGACGGCCAGTGGCGGCCCAACCAGTTCGGCGGGCGGGAGAACCTGGAGGCCATCAGCTTCCTGCAGGAGTCCACCGCCACCGCCTACCGCAAGTGCCCCGGCATCTTCATGGCCGCCGAGGAGTCCACCGCCTGGCCCGGGGTGACCGCGCCCACCGAGTACGGGGGCCTGGGCTTCGGCCTGAAGTGGAACATGGGCTGGATGAACGACACCCTGCGCTACCTGGCCGAGGACCCGGTCAACCGCCGCTACCACCACGGGGAGCTGACCTTCTCCCTGGTCTACGCCTTCTCCGAGCAGTTCATCCTGCCGCTGAGCCATGACGAGGTCGTCCACGGCAAGGGCTCGCTGCTGTCCAAGATGCCCGGCGACGCCTGGCAGGAGCTGGCCGGGCTGCGGGCCCTGTACGCCTACCAGTGGTCCCACCCCGGCAAGCAGCTGCTCTTCATGGGCCAGGAGTTCGGCCAGGGGGCGGAGTGGAACGCCGACCACTCCCTGGACTGGTGGATCCTGGACGACCCGGGCCACCAGGGCCTGCTCGCCCTGGTGGGGGACCTCAACCGCCTCTACAAGGACTCCCCCGCCCTGTGGGCCGAGGACTTCTCCCACCGCGGCTTCGAGTGGATCGAGGCCGGCGACGGGGACCACAACGTCCTGTCCTATCTGCGTAAGGGCAGCGATGCGGACAACCGCGAGGACCTCATCGTCTGCGTGGTCAACTTCGCCGGCACCCCCCACGAGGGCTACCGGGTGGGGCTGCCCTTCGCCGGCAGCTGGGATGAGGTGCTCAACACCGACTCCGAGCTCTACGGCGGCTCGGGGGTGGGCAACCTGGGCCGGGTGGAGGCCGAGGAGCTGCCCTGGAACGGCCGCCCCGCCTCGGTGCGCCTGCGCATCCCCCCCATGGGCGCGGTCTTCCTGCGCCCCGCTCGGGACTGA
- the treS gene encoding maltose alpha-D-glucosyltransferase produces the protein MTLTPAIPGIPALPPQERPGLSADPQWFRTAVFYEALLRSFADSDGDGTGDLPGLISRLDYLAWLGVDCVWIPPFYPSPMRDGGYDISDYTAIDPRYGTMEDFRELVHQAHQRGIRIIIDMVLNHTSDAHPWFQASRSDPEGPYGDFYVWRDDDSGYPDTRIIFVDTEESNWAYDVERGQFYWHRFFSHQPDLNYDNPAVVEAVHDVVRFWARTGVDGFRLDAIPYLIEAEGTNCENLPGTHAIIAGIRELLDREFPGVITIAEANQWPQDVVEYFGTEEAPECTMCFHFPVMPRIYYALREGSASAIRWVLERTPDIPAHGQWGTFLRNHDELTLEMVTDAERDQMYAWYAPEERMRANIGIRRRLAPLLDASRAEIELAHTLLMSLPGSPCLYYGDEIGMGENIWLEDRDAVRTPMQWDDSPNMGFSTVVDPGALTVPIIQTPGYAHLTVATEMARPDSMLHFTRRLLHLRRAHPVLGRGRFTLRTTSDDAVLAHTRCDDPELPGAEVLLCLANLSTVPRAVTVEVPELAGRPTTDIFGGTPFPAIDEQGRITLTLGARGYYWLTVGPTAQGDPEAEGAGSAAARISAAAGGAEAAGHAEHADEDAQEHGEQERPAVPEAEGTAPGHDAAQGAP, from the coding sequence ATGACCCTGACACCGGCCATCCCCGGGATCCCGGCCCTTCCCCCCCAGGAGCGCCCCGGGCTGAGCGCCGACCCCCAATGGTTCCGCACCGCGGTGTTCTACGAGGCGCTGCTGCGCTCCTTCGCCGACTCCGACGGGGACGGCACCGGGGACCTGCCCGGCCTCATCTCCCGCCTGGACTACCTGGCCTGGCTGGGGGTGGACTGCGTGTGGATCCCGCCCTTCTACCCCTCCCCGATGCGCGACGGCGGCTACGACATCTCGGACTACACGGCCATCGACCCGCGCTACGGCACCATGGAGGACTTCCGCGAGCTGGTCCACCAGGCCCACCAGCGCGGGATCCGCATCATCATCGATATGGTGCTCAACCACACCTCGGACGCCCACCCCTGGTTCCAGGCCTCGCGCTCGGACCCCGAGGGCCCCTACGGGGACTTCTACGTGTGGCGCGACGACGACTCGGGCTACCCCGACACGCGCATCATCTTCGTGGACACCGAGGAGTCCAACTGGGCCTACGACGTCGAGCGCGGCCAGTTCTACTGGCACCGCTTCTTCTCCCACCAGCCCGACCTCAACTACGACAACCCCGCCGTGGTCGAGGCCGTCCACGACGTCGTCCGCTTCTGGGCGCGCACGGGCGTGGACGGCTTCCGCCTGGACGCCATCCCCTACCTCATCGAGGCCGAGGGCACCAACTGCGAGAACCTGCCGGGCACGCACGCCATCATCGCGGGCATCCGCGAGCTGCTGGACCGGGAGTTCCCCGGGGTCATCACCATCGCCGAGGCCAACCAGTGGCCCCAGGACGTGGTGGAGTACTTCGGCACCGAGGAGGCGCCCGAGTGCACCATGTGCTTCCACTTCCCGGTGATGCCGCGCATCTACTACGCGCTGCGCGAGGGCTCGGCCTCGGCGATCCGCTGGGTCCTGGAGCGCACCCCCGACATCCCCGCCCACGGGCAGTGGGGCACCTTCCTGCGCAACCACGACGAGCTGACCCTGGAGATGGTCACCGATGCCGAGCGCGACCAGATGTACGCCTGGTACGCGCCCGAGGAGCGCATGCGCGCCAATATCGGCATCCGGCGCCGCCTGGCCCCCCTGCTGGACGCCTCGCGCGCCGAGATCGAGCTGGCCCACACCCTGCTGATGTCGCTGCCGGGCAGCCCCTGCCTGTACTACGGCGATGAGATCGGCATGGGGGAGAACATCTGGCTGGAGGACCGCGACGCCGTGCGCACCCCCATGCAGTGGGACGACTCGCCCAACATGGGCTTCTCCACCGTGGTGGACCCCGGTGCGCTGACGGTCCCCATCATCCAGACCCCCGGCTACGCCCACCTGACGGTGGCCACCGAGATGGCCCGCCCGGACTCGATGCTGCACTTCACGCGCCGCCTGCTGCACCTGCGCCGGGCCCATCCGGTGCTGGGCCGCGGGCGCTTCACCCTGCGCACCACCAGCGACGACGCCGTGCTGGCCCATACCCGCTGCGATGACCCCGAGCTGCCCGGCGCCGAGGTGCTCCTGTGCCTGGCCAACCTGTCCACCGTGCCCCGGGCGGTCACGGTGGAGGTCCCCGAGCTGGCGGGCAGGCCCACCACGGACATCTTCGGGGGCACCCCCTTCCCCGCGATCGACGAGCAGGGCCGCATCACCCTGACCCTGGGGGCGCGCGGCTACTACTGGCTGACCGTGGGGCCCACCGCCCAGGGGGACCCGGAGGCCGAGGGTGCCGGCTCGGCGGCGGCCCGCATCAGCGCGGCCGCGGGCGGAGCCGAGGCCGCCGGCCACGCTGAGCACGCGGATGAGGACGCGCAGGAGCACGGCGAGCAGGAGCGGCCCGCCGTGCCGGAGGCCGAGGGCACCGCCCCGGGCCACGACGCGGCGCAGGGGGCGCCATGA